In a single window of the Planctomycetota bacterium genome:
- a CDS encoding RNA polymerase sigma factor — protein sequence MENGAQHDDDAPAAAGPGGDGDGGRSWAADDGPGRRDGDADEDLFRRFRTSADESAFERLVHRYETELFGYLKRYLGSAEMAEDVFQATFLQVYLKKEGFDEGRRFRPWLYTIATNQAIDAQRRNRRHRMVSLDQRTGDDDVGALVEMLAGRDETADERLSGEEAKQWVRTAVEDLPDTLRGALLLVYHQGLKYREAADVLGVPVGTVKSRLHAALLKLNRSWQDSGNTP from the coding sequence GTGGAGAACGGTGCCCAGCACGACGACGATGCGCCGGCCGCCGCCGGCCCTGGAGGGGACGGCGACGGCGGGCGTTCGTGGGCCGCTGATGACGGACCGGGGCGTCGCGATGGAGATGCGGACGAAGACCTGTTCCGGCGGTTCCGCACCAGCGCCGACGAGTCGGCCTTCGAGCGACTCGTCCACCGGTACGAAACGGAGTTGTTCGGGTACCTGAAGCGCTACCTCGGCAGTGCCGAGATGGCCGAGGACGTGTTTCAGGCGACCTTTCTCCAGGTCTATCTCAAGAAGGAGGGTTTCGACGAGGGCCGACGGTTCCGACCGTGGCTCTACACGATCGCCACGAATCAGGCCATCGACGCCCAGCGCCGCAATCGTCGGCACCGCATGGTCAGCCTCGACCAGCGGACCGGCGACGACGACGTCGGGGCGCTGGTGGAGATGCTTGCGGGGCGGGACGAGACGGCCGACGAGCGGCTCTCCGGGGAGGAGGCCAAGCAGTGGGTCCGCACGGCGGTCGAGGATCTTCCCGACACGCTCCGCGGGGCGCTGCTCTTGGTCTACCACCAGGGGTTGAAATACCGCGAAGCGGCCGACGTCCTCGGTGTGCCGGTGGGCACGGTGAAAAGCCGGCTCCATGCGGCGCTGCTCAAGCTCAACCGTTCGTGGCAGGACAGTGGCAACACTCCATGA